A DNA window from Allokutzneria albata contains the following coding sequences:
- a CDS encoding subtilase-type protease inhibitor: MMIRLASALLITALVSPNAAASAARSELKLTVAYGERPFPATKTRTLTCDPVGGTHPFAGQACRDLDRAGGDFTRLPGDPGIPGCTREYDPVTVTARGHWKGRPVKFRWTYGNDCMRKFESGPVFRLSYYGGSTQ, from the coding sequence ATGATGATTCGTCTGGCGAGTGCGCTCCTGATCACAGCGCTGGTCTCGCCGAACGCGGCCGCCTCGGCCGCGCGCAGTGAGCTGAAGCTGACCGTCGCATACGGGGAACGTCCGTTCCCCGCGACCAAGACCAGGACGCTGACCTGCGATCCCGTCGGTGGTACCCACCCGTTCGCCGGGCAGGCGTGCCGCGACCTCGACCGCGCCGGAGGTGACTTCACCCGCCTGCCCGGCGACCCGGGGATCCCCGGTTGCACCCGGGAATATGACCCGGTCACGGTGACCGCGCGGGGTCACTGGAAAGGGCGCCCGGTCAAATTCCGGTGGACGTACGGAAACGATTGTATGCGCAAGTTCGAGTCGGGGCCGGTCTTCCGGCTCTCATATTACGGAGGCAGTACACAATGA
- a CDS encoding oxygenase MpaB family protein, producing the protein MTALPGPGSLTWKYTGLWRLATVLGRALVLETAHPVVGAGVAEFSTYRTRPWRRAEQTLLSIQRMVYSDSRGREKEVARLDRLHSHIKGEGYDALDPEARAWVFLTLFEGVVTMCRAGGDPLSSADEEQLYAEWLACARLFGLGEDVLPPTVADFWAYFEWTTRERLERTQGLRDLIEALDRGDFPVPRQLEFLPAPVWKLLSSTAAKAYADISAALLSPELQERLGMRPSPFGSVLSTVVCRGAGLLDRVLPTRLRYMPLAVAALTVDHQVRLTPRRPGLGGSEIFARILDQNEDGTLNWVDLAASARVISARLDLDEKTETALYAAFHAWWVELREMADDDRDGTVSREEYADAVYEGSALRAAMDAVADAVDKDDDGFVELTEYAHLLGGAPEADVVASFRQLDTDDDGRLTVKEFAVGLGEFFMGRTDSPVDRHLLGAV; encoded by the coding sequence ATGACTGCCTTGCCTGGACCCGGCTCGTTGACCTGGAAGTACACCGGACTGTGGCGGTTGGCCACGGTGCTCGGCCGCGCACTGGTGCTGGAGACCGCGCACCCGGTCGTCGGCGCGGGCGTCGCGGAGTTCTCCACCTACCGGACGCGCCCGTGGCGGCGGGCCGAGCAGACCCTGCTCAGCATCCAGCGGATGGTGTACTCCGACTCCCGCGGCCGGGAGAAGGAGGTCGCCCGGCTGGACCGCCTGCACAGCCACATCAAGGGCGAGGGCTACGACGCGCTGGACCCGGAGGCGCGGGCGTGGGTGTTCCTCACCCTGTTCGAGGGTGTGGTCACCATGTGCCGGGCCGGCGGTGATCCGCTGTCCAGCGCGGACGAAGAACAGCTCTACGCGGAATGGCTCGCCTGCGCCCGGCTCTTCGGGCTCGGCGAGGACGTGCTTCCCCCGACCGTCGCCGACTTCTGGGCGTACTTCGAGTGGACGACCAGGGAGCGGCTGGAACGCACCCAGGGGCTGCGGGATCTGATCGAAGCGCTCGACCGCGGCGACTTCCCGGTGCCGAGGCAGCTGGAGTTCCTCCCGGCACCGGTGTGGAAACTGCTCAGTTCGACCGCCGCGAAGGCGTACGCGGACATCAGCGCGGCCCTGTTGTCACCGGAGTTGCAGGAGCGACTGGGAATGCGCCCGAGCCCGTTCGGTTCCGTGCTGTCCACTGTGGTCTGTCGTGGCGCCGGGTTGCTCGACCGGGTGCTGCCGACGCGGCTGCGCTACATGCCGCTGGCGGTCGCGGCGCTCACCGTGGACCACCAGGTCCGGTTGACGCCACGGCGCCCCGGGCTGGGCGGTTCGGAGATCTTCGCCAGGATCCTGGACCAGAACGAGGACGGCACCCTCAACTGGGTCGACCTCGCCGCGTCGGCGCGCGTCATCTCCGCCCGCCTCGATCTGGACGAGAAGACCGAGACCGCGCTCTACGCCGCCTTCCACGCGTGGTGGGTGGAGCTGCGCGAGATGGCCGACGACGACCGCGACGGCACGGTGAGCCGCGAGGAGTACGCCGACGCGGTCTACGAGGGCAGCGCGCTGCGCGCGGCGATGGACGCGGTGGCCGACGCGGTCGACAAGGACGACGACGGTTTCGTGGAGCTGACCGAGTACGCGCACCTGCTCGGCGGCGCGCCCGAAGCCGACGTCGTGGCGAGCTTCCGCCAGCTGGACACCGACGACGACGGCAGGCTCACGGTCAAGGAGTTCGCGGTGGGGCTGGGCGAGTTCTTCATGGGCCGCACCGATTCCCCGGTCGACCGCCACCTGCTCGGCGCGGTCTAA
- a CDS encoding DUF3558 domain-containing protein, with protein MTALLTGCTSTVVGSAQPGAVPPPSTKASVAREVSAKAALEESERVASLPESAALMAKLRAADLCLALDPEPMKKYGSKQTTVQGPGLVGCKILSGDVGPTGPIHRFEISTRIYTEIDRLSNRDVEEQAGGYKVFRSERQLTDSGCTYRLPIAESGYAFVIEGYKSSGQQGQKNTWPEACADAKAYTGAIAAKLLAFPARTTPPTGTSLLGKDPCAAQQQVVAEFPGWTVDRVERATPYACHVVLTKAGDPYSYDLGLDFHLNVEQEVTADNPAVTIAGLRGIRLNKSFMPGLPEYCTLSLTYKPSEPKGTKTGHLIGVDLRPKQVKQGGTPPQSLSPCTAVDKIAATVVQSAG; from the coding sequence GTGACGGCGTTGCTCACCGGGTGCACGTCCACTGTGGTCGGTAGCGCCCAGCCGGGGGCCGTGCCGCCGCCGAGCACGAAGGCCAGCGTTGCACGCGAGGTCTCCGCGAAAGCTGCCCTCGAGGAGTCGGAGCGGGTGGCTTCGTTGCCGGAGAGCGCCGCGCTGATGGCCAAGCTCCGCGCCGCCGACCTGTGCTTGGCGCTGGACCCGGAGCCGATGAAGAAGTACGGCTCCAAGCAGACCACCGTTCAAGGACCCGGTCTGGTCGGCTGCAAGATCCTCTCCGGTGACGTCGGCCCGACCGGGCCGATCCACCGCTTCGAGATCTCGACCAGGATCTACACCGAGATCGACAGGTTGAGTAACAGGGATGTCGAGGAGCAGGCGGGCGGGTACAAGGTCTTCCGTTCCGAGAGGCAGCTGACGGACTCCGGTTGCACCTACCGCCTTCCGATCGCCGAGAGCGGGTACGCCTTCGTCATCGAGGGCTACAAGTCCTCCGGGCAGCAGGGGCAAAAGAACACCTGGCCCGAAGCGTGCGCGGACGCCAAGGCCTACACGGGGGCGATCGCGGCGAAGCTGCTCGCGTTCCCGGCCCGCACTACCCCGCCCACGGGGACGTCGTTGCTGGGCAAGGACCCTTGCGCGGCCCAGCAGCAGGTCGTCGCGGAGTTTCCGGGTTGGACGGTGGACAGGGTCGAGCGCGCCACGCCCTACGCGTGCCACGTCGTCCTGACCAAGGCCGGTGACCCCTATAGCTACGACCTGGGCCTGGACTTCCACCTCAACGTCGAACAGGAGGTCACCGCGGACAACCCGGCAGTGACGATCGCGGGCCTGAGAGGCATCCGGCTCAACAAGAGCTTCATGCCGGGCCTGCCGGAGTACTGCACGCTCTCCCTCACCTACAAGCCGTCTGAGCCCAAGGGCACCAAGACCGGCCACCTCATCGGCGTTGACCTTCGACCCAAGCAGGTGAAGCAGGGCGGGACGCCACCGCAGTCGCTGTCCCCGTGCACCGCCGTCGACAAGATAGCCGCGACGGTCGTGCAAAGCGCCGGTTAG
- a CDS encoding SDR family NAD(P)-dependent oxidoreductase, translating to MDTHVITSRHLLPLLIARGSGLVVEVTDGNTARYCGFFYDVAKSSLIRLAFAMAAELHPHNVAAVAITPGFLRPEAVLDFLGFTDVDGTQPDFEAHWAKALVTEHGALFDVVVREAVRECVESNLDVTLVRALLALRHLPDEIACGLLRTRLRDENWHVRDQALHAVLVADEDEPANAALEVLPPALAGQRHQRRTAERTAIFAATQRDWSSSGRSASPSWALRAAARNSNGAEATSGSRAGGAVAQGREERVLVGAAAKRRHSQHRWMR from the coding sequence GTGGACACGCACGTGATCACCAGCCGCCACCTGCTCCCGCTGCTCATCGCGCGCGGCAGCGGCCTCGTCGTGGAGGTCACCGACGGCAACACCGCGCGCTACTGCGGCTTCTTCTACGACGTGGCCAAGTCGTCGTTGATCCGGCTCGCGTTCGCGATGGCCGCCGAGCTCCACCCGCACAACGTCGCCGCCGTCGCGATCACACCGGGGTTCCTGCGCCCCGAGGCGGTGCTCGACTTCCTCGGCTTCACCGACGTCGACGGGACCCAGCCCGACTTCGAGGCGCACTGGGCGAAGGCCCTCGTAACCGAGCACGGTGCCCTGTTCGACGTTGTGGTCCGGGAAGCGGTGCGGGAGTGCGTCGAGAGCAACCTGGACGTCACCTTGGTCCGCGCACTGCTGGCCCTGCGGCATCTGCCGGATGAGATCGCATGTGGACTTCTGCGCACCCGGCTGCGCGATGAGAATTGGCACGTCCGGGACCAGGCACTGCACGCGGTACTCGTTGCCGACGAGGACGAACCGGCTAATGCCGCGCTGGAGGTGTTACCACCGGCGCTAGCTGGTCAGCGGCACCAGCGCCGTACAGCCGAGCGCACAGCGATTTTCGCTGCTACACAACGCGACTGGTCAAGCTCAGGCCGCTCGGCGAGCCCATCGTGGGCTCTTCGGGCTGCTGCGAGAAACTCGAACGGGGCGGAGGCAACTTCCGGCTCCCGTGCGGGAGGCGCTGTTGCGCAGGGGCGCGAGGAACGAGTCCTGGTTGGTGCGGCCGCGAAGCGGAGGCACTCGCAGCACCGGTGGATGAGATGA
- a CDS encoding SDR family NAD(P)-dependent oxidoreductase, which translates to MTTPLAGRVAVVAGGTRGGGRGIAVQLGAAGATVYVTGRSTDRGRSEMDRPETIEQTARMVTEAGGTGIPVRVDHGDPAQVRALAERVSAEQDGVLDILVNSVWGGDPITDWENPLWRQDLDQGFRCCARPWTRT; encoded by the coding sequence ATGACGACTCCTCTGGCCGGACGCGTCGCCGTGGTCGCAGGTGGCACCCGTGGCGGTGGCCGCGGCATCGCCGTGCAACTCGGCGCCGCCGGGGCCACCGTCTACGTCACCGGGCGCAGCACCGACCGCGGTCGCTCGGAGATGGACCGTCCGGAGACCATCGAGCAGACCGCGCGGATGGTCACCGAGGCCGGTGGCACCGGCATCCCGGTCCGCGTCGACCACGGCGACCCCGCCCAGGTCCGCGCGCTCGCCGAGCGGGTCTCCGCAGAACAGGACGGCGTGCTGGACATCCTGGTCAACTCGGTTTGGGGCGGCGACCCGATCACCGACTGGGAGAACCCGCTGTGGCGGCAGGACCTCGACCAGGGCTTCAGGTGCTGCGCCAGGCCGTGGACACGCACGTGA
- a CDS encoding S1 family peptidase: MYRTVTGVVLLAAGVLTAPVAAAQENYSPELLHAVQRDLGLDAQQARARLQNDARAADVEHRARTAAADSFGGAWIQNGKLVVGITDAARAETVRSQGAEVAVVRHAHSRLKAAKQQLDSVKAPASVAGWRVDERRNSVVVEVARGARDAADFLAAARRFSPSVTVEEVGEAPRLLHDVRGGDAIYNGGSPCSVGFTVEGGGFVTAGHCGDKGDNVKGFNQVPMGSYAGSSFPANDYAWVKTNADWTAKPWVNRQNGTNVVVKGSAEAAVGAAVCRSGRTTGWHCGTVLAKDQTVNYGGGEGQVSGLTKSDACAESGDSGGSWVGGEGFTQAQGVLSGGSGTCRGGTATSFYQPVQEILTAYGLTLLVSK; this comes from the coding sequence ATGTACCGCACCGTGACCGGAGTCGTGCTGCTGGCCGCCGGTGTGCTGACCGCCCCGGTCGCCGCCGCGCAGGAGAACTACTCGCCGGAGCTGCTGCACGCCGTTCAGCGAGACCTCGGGCTCGATGCCCAGCAAGCCCGCGCGCGGCTCCAGAACGACGCCAGGGCCGCCGACGTCGAACATCGTGCGAGGACCGCAGCCGCAGACTCCTTTGGTGGTGCTTGGATCCAGAACGGCAAGCTCGTCGTCGGGATCACCGACGCGGCCAGGGCGGAAACCGTGCGCTCCCAGGGCGCCGAAGTCGCAGTCGTCCGGCACGCCCACAGCCGCCTCAAGGCCGCGAAGCAGCAGCTCGACAGCGTCAAGGCGCCCGCGTCGGTTGCCGGGTGGCGCGTGGACGAGCGCCGCAACTCCGTGGTCGTGGAGGTCGCCCGCGGAGCACGGGACGCCGCGGACTTCCTCGCGGCCGCACGGCGTTTCTCCCCCTCGGTCACGGTCGAAGAGGTCGGCGAAGCGCCGCGGTTGCTGCACGACGTGCGTGGCGGTGACGCGATCTACAACGGCGGAAGCCCGTGCTCGGTCGGCTTCACCGTCGAGGGCGGCGGCTTCGTCACCGCGGGCCACTGCGGCGACAAGGGGGACAATGTCAAGGGCTTCAACCAGGTGCCGATGGGCTCCTACGCGGGTTCTTCCTTCCCCGCCAACGACTACGCGTGGGTGAAGACGAACGCCGACTGGACCGCGAAGCCGTGGGTCAACCGGCAGAACGGCACGAACGTCGTCGTCAAGGGCTCTGCCGAAGCGGCGGTCGGCGCCGCGGTGTGCCGCTCCGGGCGCACCACCGGCTGGCACTGCGGGACCGTGCTCGCCAAGGACCAGACCGTCAACTACGGCGGCGGCGAGGGCCAGGTGTCCGGGCTGACCAAGAGCGACGCGTGCGCCGAGTCCGGCGACTCGGGCGGCTCGTGGGTCGGCGGCGAGGGTTTCACCCAGGCGCAGGGCGTGCTCTCCGGCGGCTCCGGCACCTGCCGCGGCGGCACCGCGACCAGCTTCTACCAGCCGGTCCAGGAGATCCTGACGGCATACGGGCTCACCCTGCTTGTTAGTAAATGA
- a CDS encoding CGNR zinc finger domain-containing protein — protein MPTGSTLHELRLRWPNDVEFGFDAGAVCLELLTTGGVGRYAAYDSVPTPADFTAWLARSRLGVAAAKSTVDDMPVLSRLRTAMWDIAQAQLAGRPHPHAAVAELNSVAAAPSLVPALSGNARAWAKPTAAQALSTIARDAVELFGSPAVSRLRECSADNCQLVFVDLSRPGQRRWCSMDRCGNRAKQRARRR, from the coding sequence ATGCCGACCGGGTCAACCCTGCACGAACTGCGCCTGCGCTGGCCTAACGACGTGGAGTTCGGCTTCGACGCGGGCGCGGTGTGCCTCGAACTGCTCACCACCGGCGGCGTCGGCCGGTACGCCGCGTACGACTCCGTGCCCACCCCGGCGGACTTCACGGCCTGGTTGGCGCGGTCCCGCCTCGGCGTGGCCGCCGCGAAGTCCACTGTGGACGACATGCCGGTCCTGTCCCGCCTGCGCACCGCGATGTGGGACATCGCACAAGCCCAGCTCGCGGGCCGTCCGCACCCACACGCCGCGGTCGCCGAGCTCAACTCCGTCGCGGCCGCGCCGAGCTTGGTCCCCGCACTCTCCGGCAATGCCCGCGCGTGGGCGAAACCGACTGCGGCACAAGCACTTTCCACGATCGCGAGGGATGCGGTGGAGTTGTTCGGCAGCCCCGCCGTGTCGCGGCTCCGGGAGTGCTCGGCCGACAACTGCCAGTTGGTGTTCGTGGACCTGTCCCGTCCGGGGCAACGCCGCTGGTGCTCGATGGACCGCTGCGGCAACCGCGCGAAACAACGCGCCCGCCGCCGGTGA
- a CDS encoding winged helix DNA-binding domain-containing protein — protein sequence MRKVTRAQVLAWRMRRHHLTEPGDVSAVDLARRLAGVQAQVPSSAAQAVAFRQLKPDADEIDRALRDDRTLVRTWSVRGTLHLHAADDLAFYGAAMAAVRTWERPSVLRGHGVTLAEITAIIDAIAEVLPGRVLTREELTEAVLEHTGSPHLAEVLRSGWGFALKPASWLGLLCQGPSDGNRVTFTSPSTWLPGWRPVSADVAGPELVKRYLGAHGPSTVADFDKWFARSTKASLLKAWFAGARDELEEVSVDGTPMLARAEDIDELESTAPNKLVRLLPAFDQYVIAVNRDLIPAEHLAKVSRAAGWISPVVLHGGRVAGVWKEEGGVVRAEQFERIPEKALAEEVARVLPGTSLG from the coding sequence ATGCGCAAGGTGACGCGAGCCCAGGTGCTCGCTTGGCGGATGCGGCGGCACCACCTGACCGAACCCGGTGACGTCAGCGCGGTGGACCTCGCGCGGCGGCTCGCCGGGGTGCAGGCGCAGGTGCCGTCCTCCGCCGCGCAGGCCGTCGCGTTCCGCCAGCTCAAGCCGGACGCGGACGAGATCGACCGCGCGCTGCGGGACGACAGGACGCTGGTCCGCACGTGGTCGGTGCGCGGCACCCTGCACCTGCACGCCGCCGACGACCTCGCGTTCTACGGGGCCGCGATGGCGGCGGTGCGCACGTGGGAGAGGCCCAGCGTGCTGCGCGGGCACGGGGTCACCCTCGCCGAGATCACCGCGATCATCGACGCGATCGCGGAGGTGCTGCCGGGTCGCGTGCTGACCCGCGAGGAGCTGACCGAGGCCGTACTGGAGCACACCGGGTCGCCGCACCTGGCGGAGGTCCTGCGCTCCGGATGGGGCTTCGCGCTCAAGCCCGCCAGCTGGCTGGGGCTGCTCTGCCAGGGACCCTCCGACGGCAATCGGGTCACGTTCACCAGCCCGTCGACCTGGCTGCCGGGATGGCGCCCGGTCTCCGCCGATGTCGCCGGTCCCGAGCTGGTGAAGCGCTACCTCGGCGCCCACGGACCGTCCACTGTGGCCGATTTCGACAAGTGGTTCGCCCGCAGCACCAAGGCGTCACTGCTCAAGGCGTGGTTCGCCGGGGCACGCGACGAGCTGGAGGAGGTCAGCGTCGACGGCACCCCGATGCTCGCGCGCGCCGAGGACATCGACGAGCTGGAGAGCACCGCGCCGAACAAGCTCGTGCGGCTGCTGCCCGCCTTCGACCAGTACGTGATCGCGGTGAACCGCGACCTGATCCCGGCCGAGCACCTGGCGAAGGTCAGCCGGGCCGCCGGGTGGATCTCCCCGGTGGTCCTCCACGGCGGACGGGTCGCGGGCGTGTGGAAGGAAGAGGGCGGTGTGGTGCGCGCCGAGCAGTTCGAACGCATCCCGGAGAAGGCCCTCGCCGAGGAAGTCGCTCGCGTTCTGCCCGGAACCTCTCTAGGGTGA